One genomic segment of [Phormidium] sp. ETS-05 includes these proteins:
- a CDS encoding Uma2 family endonuclease translates to MDKLSTLIASDTWVPATWEEYLSALDDPNYAKSKGYYSNGRMRLEMQLSVGFDHCTNHGLIALAINLYGILKRIPFTGLNNCSFRKTGDVEFQPDLAYYVGTKADVRLKLVGWAVPNPGVSSYQ, encoded by the coding sequence ATGGATAAACTTTCTACTCTAATTGCCAGTGATACCTGGGTTCCGGCCACCTGGGAGGAGTACCTTAGTGCTTTGGATGACCCCAACTATGCTAAATCCAAAGGCTATTACAGCAATGGGAGAATGCGATTGGAAATGCAGCTCTCCGTAGGCTTTGACCACTGCACAAATCATGGACTTATTGCCCTTGCGATTAATCTATATGGCATTTTGAAACGCATTCCGTTCACGGGTTTAAACAACTGTTCTTTCCGCAAAACCGGCGATGTGGAATTTCAGCCGGATTTAGCTTATTATGTTGGCACTAAGGCAGATGTGAGGCTGAAGCTAGTAGGGTGGGCAGTGCCTAACCCAGGAGTCTCTTCATACCAGTAG